The following proteins are encoded in a genomic region of Mustela erminea isolate mMusErm1 chromosome 3, mMusErm1.Pri, whole genome shotgun sequence:
- the LOC116586823 gene encoding proton-coupled amino acid transporter 2, whose product MSVTKSAGGPQGTVDLKLDLRSPPKSAKKLQSKDSSFRDGHPSESPGLKKTKGITVFQTLVHLVKGNMGTGILGLPLAVKNAGILMGPLSLLAMGFAACHCMHILVRCAQHFCHRLNKPFMDYGDTVMHGLEASPSAWLRTHAHWGRNIVSFFLIVTQLGFCCVYIVFLADNLKQIVEAVNGTTNSCHYNETVILTPTMDSRLYMLSFLPFLVMLVLIRNLRVLTIFSMLANISMLVSLIIITQYIVQEIPDPSQLPLVASWKTYPLFFGTAVFSFESIGVVLPLENKMKDARRFPAILSLGMSIITSLYIGIGSLGYLRFGDDIKASITLNLPNCWLYQSVKLLYIIGILCTYALQFYVPAEIVIPFATSQVSKRWALPLDFSIRVAMVCLTGTLAILIPRLDLVLSLVGSVSSSALALIIPPLLEISTYYSEGMSPLTIAKDALISILGFVGFVVGTYQALNELILSGQPLPFSNSTIFIQ is encoded by the exons ATGTCTGTGACAAAGAGTGCCGGGGGTCCCCAGGGCACTGTTGACCTCAAACTGGACCTCAGGTCCCCTCCCAAAAGCGCCAAGAAGCTACAGAGCAAGGACTCCAGTTTCAGGGATGGACATCCTTCCGAGTCACCAGGCTTAAAGAAGACCAAGGGTATAAC AGTCTTTCAGACCTTGGTTCACCTGGTGAAAGGCAACATGGGTACAGGGATCCTGGGACTACCGCTGGCTGTGAAGAATGCAGGCATCCTG ATGGGTCCGCTCAGTTTGCTGGCCATGGGCTTCGCCGCCTGCCACTGCATGCACATCCTGGTCAGGTGTGCCCAGCACTTCTGCCACAG GCTTAACAAGCCCTTCATGGACTACGGTGACACGGTAATGCACGGACTGGAAGCCAGCCCCAGCGCCTGGCTCCGGACCCATGCCCACTGGGGAAG gAATATCGTGAGCTTCTTCCTTATAGTCACCCAGCTGGGTTTCTGCTGTGTGTACATTGTGTTTCTGGCTGATAATTTAAAACAG ATAGTGGAAGCCGTTAATGGGACCACCAATAGCTGCCATTACAATGAGACAGTGATTCTGACTCCCACCATGGACTCTCGACTCTACatgctctccttcctgcccttcctggTGATGCTGGTCCTCATCCGGAATCTCAGGGTCTTGACCATCTTCTCCATGTTGGCCAACATCAGCATGCTGGTCAGCTTGATCATCATCACCCAGTATATTGTCCAG GAAATTCCAGACCCCAGCCAGTTGCCGCTGGTAGCAAGTTGGAAGACCTACCCtctcttttttggaacagctgttttttcatttgaaagCATTGGTGTG GTTCTGCccctggaaaacaaaatgaaggatgcCCGCCGCTTCCCAGCCATCCTGTCTCTGGGAATGTCCATCATCACTTCCCTGTACATCGGCATTGGCTCTCTGGGCTACCTGCGGTTTGGAGATGACATCAAGGCCAGCATAACCCTTAACCTACCCAACTGCTG GCTGTACCAGTCGGTGAAGCTGCTGTATATCATTGGGATCCTGTGTACCTATGCCTTGCAGTTCTACGTCCCTGCAGAAATCGTCATCCCCTTTGCCACCTCCCAGGTGTCAAAGCGCTGGGCACTGCCCCTGGACTTTTCTATCCGCGTCGCCATGGTCTGCCTGACAG GCACCTTGGCCATCCTCATCCCCCGCCTGGACCTGGTCCTCTCCTTGGTGGGGTCCGTGAGCAGCAGTGCGCTGGCCCTCATCATTCCGCCTCTCCTGGAGATCAGCACCTACTACTCGGAGGGCATGAGCCCCCTCACCATCGCCAAGGACGCCCTGATCAGCATCCTGGGCTTCGTGGGCTTTGTGGTGGGGACCTACCAGGCCCTGAACGAGCTGATCCTTTCAGGACAACCCCTCCCCTTTTCCAACTCCACCATTTTTATTCAGTGA